The Coleofasciculaceae cyanobacterium genome has a segment encoding these proteins:
- a CDS encoding type II toxin-antitoxin system PemK/MazF family toxin, which produces MSSSENFPCQRQVYLSKALKQSGDTKKRPVVVMSIDIRNQYSSTVLVVPFSSDTSDAANPSRVLVKQGEGGLNVDSVAMCDVMTNIEKRYLERGPYGEITPESFARIQRAIQIAIGIY; this is translated from the coding sequence ATGAGTAGTAGTGAAAATTTCCCTTGCCAAAGACAAGTTTATTTATCCAAGGCGTTAAAACAGTCTGGGGATACTAAAAAACGTCCAGTAGTAGTCATGTCGATAGATATCCGTAATCAATATAGTTCTACTGTCTTAGTCGTCCCTTTTTCTAGCGATACTTCTGATGCAGCTAATCCTAGTCGTGTCTTGGTTAAACAGGGAGAAGGGGGTTTGAATGTAGATTCTGTGGCGATGTGCGATGTTATGACCAATATAGAGAAACGCTATCTTGAGCGTGGACCTTATGGCGAAATAACCCCTGAATCGTTTGCCCGTATTCAAAGGGCAATTCAAATCGCGATCGGCATTTATTAA
- a CDS encoding type II toxin-antitoxin system CcdA family antitoxin, with protein sequence MINNSQKQRISITVDSQLLEEVDQMTKNRSAAVEEGLRLWRKQQIEEQLRNFYQNRSQADIEFEKDWTEETQEQAIAAWEEFPWDESK encoded by the coding sequence ATGATTAATAATTCCCAGAAACAACGAATATCAATCACCGTAGATTCACAGTTACTAGAAGAAGTAGACCAAATGACTAAAAATCGTTCCGCTGCGGTGGAAGAGGGTTTACGTCTGTGGCGCAAACAGCAAATCGAGGAACAATTGAGAAACTTCTATCAAAACCGTTCTCAGGCTGATATCGAGTTTGAAAAAGATTGGACGGAAGAAACACAAGAACAAGCGATCGCAGCTTGGGAGGAATTTCCTTGGGACGAATCTAAATAG